Proteins encoded together in one Felis catus isolate Fca126 chromosome B3, F.catus_Fca126_mat1.0, whole genome shotgun sequence window:
- the CSK gene encoding tyrosine-protein kinase CSK: MSAIQAAWPSGTECIAKYNFHGTAEQDLPFCKGDVLTIVAVTKDPNWYKAKNKVGREGIIPANYVQKREGVKAGTKLSLMPWFHGKITREQAERLLCPPETGLFLVRESTNYPGDYTLCVSCDGKVEHYRIMYHASKLSIDEEVYFENLMQLVEHYTSDADGLCTRLIKPKVMEGTVAAQDEFFRSGWALNMKDLKLLQTIGKGEFGDVMLGDYRGNKVAVKCIKNDATAQAFLAEASVMTQLRHSNLVQLLGVIVEEKGGLYIVTEYMAKGSLVDYLRSRGRSVLGGDCLLKFSLDVCEAMEYLEGNNFVHRDLAARNVLVSEDNVAKVSDFGLTKEASSTQDTGKLPVKWTAPEALREKKFSTKSDVWSFGILLWEIYSFGRVPYPRIPLKDVVPRVEKGYKMDAPDGCPPAVYEVMKSCWHLDAATRPSFLQLREQLEHIKTHELHL; encoded by the exons ATGTCAGCAATACAG GCCGCCTGGCCGTCCGGTACAGAATGTATTGCCAAGTACAACTTCCACGGCACTGCCGAGCAGGACCTTCCCTTCTGCAAAGGAGACGTGCTCACCATTGTGGCCGTCACCAAG GACCCAAACTGGTACAAAGCCAAGAACAAGGTGGGCCGTGAGGGCATCATCCCAGCCAACTACGTCCAGAAGCGGGAGGGTGTGAAGGCAGGCACCAAGCTCAGCCTCATGCC CTGGTTCCATGGCAAGATCACACGGGAGCAGGCAGAGCGGCTGCTGTGCCCACCGGAGACAGGTCTGTTCCTGGTGCGGGAGAGCACCAACTACCCCGGGGACTACACGCTGTGCGTGAGCTGTGACGGCAAGGTGGAGCACTACCGCATCATGTACCACGCCAGCAAGCTCAGCATTGACGAGGAGGTGTACTTCGAGAATCTCATGCAGCTGGTGGAG CACTACACCTCAGACGCAGATGGACTCTGTACTCGTCTCATCAAGCCAAAAGTCATGGAGGGCACGGTGGCGGCCCAGGATGAGTTCTTCCGCA GCGGCTGGGCACTGAACATGAAGGACCTGAAGCTGCTCCAGACCATCGGGAAGGGGGAGTTTGGAG ACGTGATGCTCGGTGATTACCGAGGGAACAAAGTCGCTGTCAAGTGCATTAAAAACGACGCCACCGCCCAGGCCTTCCTGGCTGAAGCCTCGGTCATGAC GCAACTTCGGCATAGCAACCTGGTACAGCTCCTGGGCGTGATCGTGGAAGAGAAGGGCGGGCTCTACATCGTCACTGAGTATATGGCCAAG GGAAGCCTAGTGGACTATCTGCGGTCGAGAGGTCGGTCGGTGCTGGGCGGAGACTGTCTCCTCAAGTTCTCACT AGATGTCTGTGAGGCCATGGAATACCTGGAGGGCAACAACTTCGTGCACCGGGATCTGGCTGCCCGCAACGTGCTGGTGTCTGAGGACAACGTGGCCAAGGTCAGCGACTTTGGCCTCACCAAGGAGGCCTCCAGCACCCAGGACACGGGCAAGCTACCAGTCAAGTGGACAGCCCCAGAGGCCCTGAGAGAGAAG AAATTCTCCACAAAGTCTGACGTGTGGAGCTTCGGAATCCTTCTCTGGGAAATCTACTCCTTTGGGCGAGTGCCTTACCCAAGAATT CCCCTGAAGGACGTCGTCCCTCGGGTGGAGAAGGGCTACAAGATGGACGCCCCGGACGGCTGCCCGCCCGCGGTCTACGAGGTCATGAAGAGCTGCTGGCACCTGGACGCCGCCACGCGGCCCTCCTTCCTGCAGCTCCGGGAGCAGCTCGAGCACATCAAAACCCATGAGCTGCACCTGTGA